GTACCGCGACGCGAAAGTGCGGACCGGACTAATCTCGGCGATCGCGGCGCTGCCGCTGTCCATCGCGGTCCCGCTTGTGCCGAACGGGTCGTTGGCGATGGTGCTGATATGCCCGCTGGCGTTTGCAAATGCGTTGCCGTTCGGCGCAGCGCCCGCGGCGATGCAGGAAATGATGCCGGCAAATATGCGGGGGCAGGCGGGCGCGTTCTATCTGCTGGTCGTGAACCTTATCTCGATTGGTTGTGCGCCTACGGTGGTCGGCGCGTTGAACGATTACGTGTTTACCGACCCCACCGGGGTGAGGTTGTCGCTGGCCGCCGTCGGCGTCGTGAGCACGATTGGCGCGGCAATCTTTCTGTACTGCGGGCTGAAGCCGTTCGTGCGCAGCCTCGAGCGGCTGAAAGAGATGGAAGGCCGTTAGGCTCGCAGCGTTAATCGGGGCTCGCGGAATTCTTGCTCATTGAACTGTCGTGTGCAAGACTAAAGCCAATGGAAGGTATCGCTCAAGACTGTCGGTGAGTCCACTTTGAGGGCAGCCGCAGAAGCTGAGACGGTCCACCGCGCCACTCTCTGCATGGGGTGGCACGAACCACCAGGATTGGACCGAAGAAGCGAGGAATTGGGCAATGAAGACCGCTAACGAAGCGTTTGAGGCTTTGTTGAAAGAGTTGTCTTGCAGCGAGAGGCTGCGTTTGGCGCGCCTTATACTCGACGATTTGACCGATTCGGCCAAAAGCGAAGTCGATTACGGCGATGAATGGTCCGACGAGGATCTTCGGGACCTTACCGCGTACTCCCTAGCGCGCGAGGACGAAAGCCAATCGCATGCTTGAAAGCGGCGATGTGGTATTGGTCGTATTTCCTGGAGCAGTGGAAACGAAGAAGAGGCCGGCGGTCGTCCTTTCCTCGGCCGCATACCACGCGGAACGCCCCGACGTCATAGTCGGTATTCTCACAAGCCGAGTGGACGTAGCAACGAAGTCAACCGATCACGTACTCCTTGACTGGGAAGCGGCGGGATTGCGGCTACCCAGTGCGTATAGGTGTTATCTTGCAATGGTCCCCGCGAAGGCCGCGTCCACAATACTTGGGCGCGTTACTTCGCGCGATTGGAACGCAATTCGAGCTTGTCTCAGACTTGCATTCGGCGATTAGAGTTAACGTGGCGGCTTACCGTTCCAGCGCGCGGCGGTAGCCTTCGAGGGCGGCGTTGGCCATTGCTTTTCGCGTGAAGCGTGCGGCGCGTTTGGGGCCGGCGGCGCGCAAGGCGTTTCGCAAGTCCGTGTCGGTCAGCACGCGATCCAATTTCGCTTCCATGTCGTACACATCGAGCGGGTGGCAATATACCGCGGCGTCGCCGGCGACTTCCTTGATTGCCGGGATTGACGAGCCCAACACCGGTGTGCCGCTGGCGAGCGCTTCGAGCACGGGCAGTCCGAACCCTTCGTAGATCGACACGTACACGAACGCGGACGCGGCGGCATACAGGCAGGGCAGGTCCGCCTGCTCGACGTAGCCTGTGAAGTGGATGCGGTCGCCGAGATTGAGCTTCTCGATGTCGTCAAGCATGCCCTTATGCAGCCAGGCGCGGCGTCCAGCAATGACAAGTGCGTGCGGCAGGCCTTTCTTGACAAGCCGGGAAAACGCGGTGGCGAGCCGCGTCAGGTTCTTTCGCGGCTGCAACGCGCCGGTGTACAGTACGAAATCGCTGGGCAGATGATAGCGTTGCCGCACGGCATCCACTTCCGAATCGACGTGGTGCGGCTGGTAGACGGGATCGACGGCGGGCGAAACGACATCGATGCGCTCGATCGGCGTGCCGTACACTTCCGCGATTTCCTGTGCGATGGCCCGCGTCAATGCGAAGACGCGGCGCGCGCGGCGCAAGGTGTTCGGCGTGAGCAGCGCGAGGCGGCTGCGCATACCGGGCGTGAAAAA
The genomic region above belongs to Candidatus Hydrogenedentota bacterium and contains:
- a CDS encoding type II toxin-antitoxin system PemK/MazF family toxin, which translates into the protein MLESGDVVLVVFPGAVETKKRPAVVLSSAAYHAERPDVIVGILTSRVDVATKSTDHVLLDWEAAGLRLPSAYRCYLAMVPAKAASTILGRVTSRDWNAIRACLRLAFGD
- a CDS encoding glycosyltransferase family 4 protein, coding for MPRGKRPQGDIELKRVGIDAHAIGSRAGGNETYMRELLFALREHAPRRDFVVYAQRGVSPTMLAGWPVVPLPRASSFLRVPITLPRAVQRSGADLLHVQYNAPPVSPCPFVVSVHDIGWVKHPQFFTPGMRSRLALLTPNTLRRARRVFALTRAIAQEIAEVYGTPIERIDVVSPAVDPVYQPHHVDSEVDAVRQRYHLPSDFVLYTGALQPRKNLTRLATAFSRLVKKGLPHALVIAGRRAWLHKGMLDDIEKLNLGDRIHFTGYVEQADLPCLYAAASAFVYVSIYEGFGLPVLEALASGTPVLGSSIPAIKEVAGDAAVYCHPLDVYDMEAKLDRVLTDTDLRNALRAAGPKRAARFTRKAMANAALEGYRRALER